Below is a window of Roseivirga misakiensis DNA.
AAAGTACGTTTTCGGCATTCAACCTGTTTTTGCACTTGGCCATCAAACGATCCTTTTCAGGTTCATTTAAAAGAATAGATTCTGGAATAGAAAACTTGAGACTAACTCGAGTTTCTACCTTATTTACGTTCTGACCTCCCGGACCAGAACTTCGAGAAGATTGAAATTCAAATTCAGATGTAAAATCTCGTTGAGAAATTTCTTGAGGATCAAACGGCATCTCTTTTGAATACAAGGTGCTGATCATTTGAGGCATCAGCATCAAACCAGTAACCTTCATAATCGAAAGCCTTTAAACCTTCTGGTTCGTTGATTTGGTTCTTAATAATGAATTGGGACATTAATCCCCTAGCCTTTTTGGCAAAAAATGAGATCACTTTGTATTGGCCGTTCTTGTAGTCTAAAAAGTCCACATTGATGATTTGTGCCTTTAAAGAGGGGCGATTAATTGCTTTGAAATATTCATTTGACGCCAAGTTTACCAGTATTTTATCTCCCTGCTTTTTCAAGTCTTTATTCACCTCAGCGACAATCTTATCAGCCCAGTAATTATATAAAGTTCTGTAGTCATCAAAAGCCAACCTTGTACCCATTTCTAATCTATAAGGCTGAATTAGATCTAGAGGCCTCAGCACACCATACAATCCTGAAAGAATCCTCAAATGATTTTGCGCATATTGAATGTCATCATCTGACAAGCCTTCAGCTTCAAGCCCCACATATACATCTCCTTTAAATGCATAAACAGCCTGCTTGGCCGCTTTAGAGTTCTTTGCCTTTCTGAATTTGCGATACCTATCGGCATTTAGCTCAGCCAAATTCTCACTCAGATCCATTAAACGTTGAATTTCTTCTGGTGTCTTTTCCTTCAAAACACCGATCAGTTCTAAGGTTTCTTTTTGAAATCTTGGATAGCTTTTAGCCTTATCACAAGGCGTTTCAAAATCTAAAGTTTTCGCAGGAGAAATTACGTGTATCATAGTTGACTTTATCTTCTACAAACATACAAATTGAAGCCCAAAATTGTTCAGAATGCTTATTGGTAATCTCAATAAGATATTGCCGACAACATTCATGTAAATCAGTTCTATAAAGCCTTATGTTCGGCTCTACTTTTTACAATATGATCAATTAAGGCCTTATCTTCGTGGCGCTTTATGACCACCAATAGCTTTAACCCCCATTCCATAGATCTTCCTGTCGTAGATATCATTGCGGAAGTTCAAGAACACTTAACGGCTAAAAATAGCCTAGTAGTCAATGCACCTCCAGGAGCAGGAAAAAGCACCCTTTTGCCCCTAGCACTTCTTAAGGAACCATGGCTAGAAGGAAAAAAGATATTGATGCTAGAGCCAAGAAGACTTGCCGCCAGGACTATTGCCGAAAGGATGTCTTTCTTTTTGGGTGAAAAGGTGGGACAAACAGTGGGTTTTAGAATTCGTTTTGAAAACAGAACTTCCGATCAGACGATCATTGAAGTGGTGACTGAGGGAATCCTTACCAGAATGATCCAAAACGATAACGCCTTGGAAAATGTAGGATTAGTGATCTTTGATGAATTTCACGAGCGGAGTATCCATGCCGATGTTGCCCTAGCCCTTTGCCGCGAGGCACAACAGGTGCTCAGACCTGATCTTAGAATCATGATCATGTCTGCTACGCTCAATATGCCGCAGCTCACATCTCTTCTAAATGCACCAGCAGCAGTGAGTAAAGGAAGACAATACCCTGTGGAAATTCATTATGCTGGAGATACTGACGAAGCTGTGATGTCCGACCTAACGGCCAGAACAGTGATCAGCGCGACCAAAAAGCATGAAGGTGATGTGTTAGTATTTCTTCCAGGACAAAGAGAAATACATCATACAGGGGATATTCTCAAGAAAGAATTGCGAGGCTTTGCCATACATAATTTGTATGGTTCTCTACCCCAAAGGCAACAATTAGCCGCTATTCTTCCAGACAAAAATGGAAAAAGGAAAGTTGTCCTCGCCACGTCAATAGCGGAGACCAGTTTAACCATAGAAGGCATTAAAATTGTCGTGGATAGTGGCTTCGGCAGGACTTCCAAGTTCGATCCTAATTCTGGTCTTTCTCGTTTAGAGACAGTGCGTATTTCTCGCGATTCAGCGGATCAAAGAGCAGGAAGAGCCGGTAGACTGAGTGCAGGCGTATGTTACCGTATGTGGTCCAAAGTGACACATCAGCGATTGACGGATCAAATCGTACCAGAAATAATGGAAGCCGATTTAGCTTCATTAGTGCTAGATATGGCGCAATGGGGTATTGTTGATATTCAGCAGATGACTTGGCTCACACCACCTCCAAAAGGGCCGTTGATGCAAGCTACGGACTTATTGCACCAACTGGAGGCCTTGGAAGACGGCAGGATTACAGAGCATGGCAAAAGAATGCTCAAGCTGCCTTGTCACCCTAGGATTGCGCACATGTTGCTCTTAGCAGAAGAGGAAGACCAACTGCCACTTGCCACCGATATTGCTGCTCTTTTAGAAGAAAGAGACCCGCTGGGCCGAGAGGCAGGTATTGATTTAAATACCAGGATAGATGCCCTGAGAGTGCATAGAAGAGAGAATCGCGAAGGTCGAAAGTTAGGCCGGATTGAAAAAATCGCGAGTCAATACCGTGGTCTTTTCAATATAGAACCAGACGACAATGTCGTTGATCCATATGAAACTGGGGTACTCCTCACCCATGCATATCCAGAAAGAATTGCCTTTGCGCGGCCTGGTAATAACGCTCAATTTCAGCTTTCAAATGGCCGATATGCCATGGCAGGACATCGCGAAGATTTAGCAGCTGAACCTTGGCTAGCCATCAGCCATATAGATGCCCGCGACGGTATGGGTAAAATCTTTATGGCGTCTCCTTTAAATCCACGAGACTTAGCTCCTCTTGTTAAAGAGAAAGAGGTAATTACTTGGGATACAGAGGATGGCGGCTTAGAAGCCAATCTAAACCTGTGTATTGGGAGTATTATTTTGAAAAGCAGCCCACTACCTGATCCCGATCCTTCACACCTAGCCAATGCGATAATCGATGCGATTAAGAAAGAAGGCGAACGGTTACTAGACTTTAACGAAGAAGTACAGCAATGGCAAAATAGGGTCATTAGTTTAAGAAGATGGAATCCGCAGCAAGAATGGCCCGAGGTAAGCACACCTAGCCTATTATTGACGAGCTCCGAATGGCTAAGTCCCTACTTGAGTGACGTAAAAAGACCAGAAGACCTCAAAAAAATAGATCTTCAGGAAGTGCTACAGCATAGTTTATCCTTTGACCAACAGGAACTATTAGAAAAGCAAGCACCAACACACTTGAAAGTACCAAGTGGTTCACGCATAAAACTTCAATATAGAGATAATGGTGAAGTGCCTGTATTGGCGGTCAAAATTCAAGAAGTCTTCGG
It encodes the following:
- the arfB gene encoding alternative ribosome rescue aminoacyl-tRNA hydrolase ArfB — protein: MYSKEMPFDPQEISQRDFTSEFEFQSSRSSGPGGQNVNKVETRVSLKFSIPESILLNEPEKDRLMAKCKNRLNAENVLSIHSEKHRSQLRNKEETIAAFRKLIVAAFTDPKPRKKSKPSKAAIRKRLDDKKRHSDKKSSRRPPEY
- the yaaA gene encoding peroxide stress protein YaaA; the encoded protein is MIHVISPAKTLDFETPCDKAKSYPRFQKETLELIGVLKEKTPEEIQRLMDLSENLAELNADRYRKFRKAKNSKAAKQAVYAFKGDVYVGLEAEGLSDDDIQYAQNHLRILSGLYGVLRPLDLIQPYRLEMGTRLAFDDYRTLYNYWADKIVAEVNKDLKKQGDKILVNLASNEYFKAINRPSLKAQIINVDFLDYKNGQYKVISFFAKKARGLMSQFIIKNQINEPEGLKAFDYEGYWFDADASNDQHLVFKRDAV
- the hrpB gene encoding ATP-dependent helicase HrpB, whose translation is MTTNSFNPHSIDLPVVDIIAEVQEHLTAKNSLVVNAPPGAGKSTLLPLALLKEPWLEGKKILMLEPRRLAARTIAERMSFFLGEKVGQTVGFRIRFENRTSDQTIIEVVTEGILTRMIQNDNALENVGLVIFDEFHERSIHADVALALCREAQQVLRPDLRIMIMSATLNMPQLTSLLNAPAAVSKGRQYPVEIHYAGDTDEAVMSDLTARTVISATKKHEGDVLVFLPGQREIHHTGDILKKELRGFAIHNLYGSLPQRQQLAAILPDKNGKRKVVLATSIAETSLTIEGIKIVVDSGFGRTSKFDPNSGLSRLETVRISRDSADQRAGRAGRLSAGVCYRMWSKVTHQRLTDQIVPEIMEADLASLVLDMAQWGIVDIQQMTWLTPPPKGPLMQATDLLHQLEALEDGRITEHGKRMLKLPCHPRIAHMLLLAEEEDQLPLATDIAALLEERDPLGREAGIDLNTRIDALRVHRRENREGRKLGRIEKIASQYRGLFNIEPDDNVVDPYETGVLLTHAYPERIAFARPGNNAQFQLSNGRYAMAGHREDLAAEPWLAISHIDARDGMGKIFMASPLNPRDLAPLVKEKEVITWDTEDGGLEANLNLCIGSIILKSSPLPDPDPSHLANAIIDAIKKEGERLLDFNEEVQQWQNRVISLRRWNPQQEWPEVSTPSLLLTSSEWLSPYLSDVKRPEDLKKIDLQEVLQHSLSFDQQELLEKQAPTHLKVPSGSRIKLQYRDNGEVPVLAVKIQEVFGLAETPKINNGTKGVLMHLLSPGYKPVQITSDLKSFWENTYFEVRKELKRRYAKHVWPDDPTKEPATRFAKRRK